One Aquisediminimonas profunda genomic region harbors:
- a CDS encoding acyl-CoA thioesterase, producing the protein MFTNTRTWIVEWGDCDPAGIVFYPRFFAAFDTSTSRMIEAATGKTKAALLRQYGIIGWPMVDTGAKFMAPASFGDEVQIETRVTKVGRSSLNVAHRMFKDGVLVNEATEVRVWAAARKDGTPGIEGVLIPDDLAGLLRGD; encoded by the coding sequence ATGTTCACCAATACGCGAACCTGGATCGTCGAGTGGGGTGACTGCGACCCTGCCGGGATCGTATTCTATCCGCGCTTCTTTGCAGCCTTTGACACCTCGACATCGCGCATGATCGAGGCGGCGACCGGCAAGACAAAAGCCGCGCTCCTTCGCCAATATGGGATCATTGGTTGGCCGATGGTCGACACCGGCGCAAAATTCATGGCGCCGGCCAGTTTTGGCGATGAAGTGCAGATCGAAACGCGCGTGACCAAAGTTGGCCGGTCGAGTTTGAACGTCGCACATCGCATGTTTAAGGATGGCGTTCTGGTCAACGAAGCGACGGAAGTCCGTGTCTGGGCGGCCGCGCGCAAAGATGGGACACCCGGAATTGAGGGGGTCCTTATCCCCGACGATCTCGCCGGCCTCCTGCGTGGGGACTGA
- a CDS encoding NUDIX domain-containing protein: MANDGQKTKEQVVVEAATVVVFRNGGPDAPEILMIQRAKELSFAGSAVVFPGGKIHESDRELARSLGAMHGDDTAARIACIREVIEETGLVIGISQRASADQAQAARAMLADREDLAPVLGQFGWTLDLECLVPFARWVPTFKPGRIFDTRFYLANLGSGNVELTPDLGESTRLFWASARDALDLIETRAIKAIYPTRRNLERLAQFASFDDAAMHAAETPERTVSPWIVQGEVEQMLHIPEGIGYPVTAAPLSQIAID; the protein is encoded by the coding sequence ATGGCGAATGACGGACAAAAAACAAAGGAACAGGTTGTCGTCGAGGCGGCAACCGTCGTCGTATTCCGCAATGGCGGACCCGATGCTCCGGAAATTCTGATGATCCAGCGTGCCAAGGAACTTTCATTCGCAGGGTCTGCCGTCGTTTTTCCGGGCGGTAAGATCCATGAAAGCGACCGGGAACTGGCGCGGAGTCTTGGCGCCATGCATGGTGACGACACTGCGGCGCGAATTGCATGCATTCGCGAGGTTATCGAGGAGACCGGGCTGGTCATCGGCATTTCCCAGCGCGCGAGTGCGGACCAAGCGCAGGCCGCCCGCGCGATGCTGGCGGATCGGGAAGATCTTGCTCCCGTACTCGGACAGTTTGGCTGGACGCTGGACCTTGAATGTCTGGTCCCGTTTGCCAGGTGGGTGCCAACGTTCAAGCCCGGCCGAATTTTCGACACGCGTTTCTATCTCGCAAACCTTGGCAGCGGGAATGTGGAACTTACGCCGGACCTCGGAGAAAGCACGCGATTGTTCTGGGCGAGCGCACGCGACGCGCTGGACCTTATCGAAACCCGCGCGATCAAGGCGATCTACCCCACGCGCCGCAATCTCGAGCGACTTGCCCAGTTTGCCAGCTTCGACGATGCCGCCATGCACGCGGCCGAAACGCCTGAAAGGACGGTATCTCCCTGGATTGTCCAAGGTGAGGTCGAGCAGATGCTGCATATTCCGGAAGGGATCGGCTATCCTGTTACCGCCGCGCCGCTTTCGCAGATCGCGATCGATTGA
- a CDS encoding TetR/AcrR family transcriptional regulator, which translates to MPVITPPARLADRRRELARKTILDAAHGILSRDRVEDFSVRQLAAEAGVSPVTVFNHFGTKQGILRALAERDLSEITRQFEERRPAHDVVSRAMTLLDVSMDVYLAEPTIFRATLASFFFERSGINKIEFDTRSVGLWQLALNEGEGLNPDLPSTVRDQLPKQLAITFAGVLMLYLSGDLSEAEIDQASKRSCGLAMLGFLDDEHRDKLVGMLASASKI; encoded by the coding sequence ATGCCTGTCATAACCCCACCGGCCCGCCTTGCCGACCGCAGGCGGGAACTCGCGCGCAAGACGATTTTGGACGCTGCCCATGGCATATTGTCGCGCGATCGCGTCGAGGATTTCTCCGTGCGGCAGCTTGCCGCAGAGGCCGGCGTAAGTCCGGTCACAGTCTTCAATCATTTCGGCACCAAGCAAGGCATACTTCGCGCCCTGGCCGAGCGCGATCTGAGTGAAATTACCCGGCAGTTCGAAGAGCGCAGACCAGCTCACGATGTCGTTTCGCGTGCCATGACGCTGCTCGACGTCAGCATGGACGTCTACCTGGCCGAGCCAACGATCTTCAGGGCAACGCTTGCCTCGTTTTTTTTCGAGCGATCGGGCATAAACAAGATTGAGTTCGACACGAGGAGCGTGGGTTTGTGGCAACTTGCCCTCAACGAGGGGGAGGGCCTCAATCCCGACCTTCCGTCGACCGTGCGGGACCAGTTGCCCAAGCAACTGGCCATCACCTTTGCGGGCGTGCTGATGCTCTATTTGTCCGGAGACCTTTCGGAAGCGGAAATCGATCAGGCCAGCAAGCGGAGCTGCGGTCTGGCCATGCTGGGCTTTCTTGATGATGAGCACCGAGACAAGCTGGTGGGGATGCTTGCGAGCGCCAGTAAGATCTGA
- a CDS encoding cytochrome P450, producing MDTWDIQADWRAQQATPDGAIFPVYESRRATCPVQRVALAPGKEAWVVIGQSEVEQVLLDTETFSSAQYLFGPELTIPIELDPPVHSHFRRILNQLINARTASALEPRVRQHAIRLLTPFVAAGGGDLRPIAEELTLKVLCDLLGISDAEWEMIHETQKGLVASEIAVTDDEMVSNRFAALKPVMDYAQNLIDLRRANPSEDFVSGLLDAKVEGRSLTNSEIIQIMVLILMAGHETTRTAIEGSTLLLAQHPEEQARLRADPALLRNAIEECLRIESPVQALNRKTTTEVSLAGVTIAAGAQVMPAYGAANFDEGAFRCPADFQIDRSANRHFAFGRGIHTCLGAPIARMELRVFFEEFLRMTKSFSVSGNVQRADWPDSTLCRLDVQLVPSEW from the coding sequence ATGGATACATGGGACATACAGGCAGACTGGCGAGCACAGCAGGCAACGCCGGACGGTGCCATCTTTCCTGTCTATGAATCCCGACGCGCCACCTGTCCGGTGCAGCGGGTCGCGCTGGCTCCCGGAAAAGAAGCATGGGTCGTCATCGGACAGTCCGAGGTCGAGCAGGTGCTGCTCGATACGGAAACGTTCTCGAGCGCGCAATATTTGTTCGGCCCGGAACTTACCATCCCGATCGAACTCGATCCGCCGGTCCACAGCCACTTCCGCCGCATCCTCAATCAACTGATCAATGCCCGCACCGCATCCGCCTTGGAACCGCGCGTGCGCCAGCATGCCATCAGGCTGCTCACACCCTTCGTCGCTGCTGGTGGCGGAGACTTACGCCCGATCGCCGAGGAATTGACCCTCAAGGTTCTGTGCGACCTTCTGGGCATTTCCGACGCGGAATGGGAAATGATCCATGAAACGCAGAAAGGCCTCGTCGCTTCCGAAATAGCCGTCACCGACGACGAGATGGTCTCGAACCGCTTCGCCGCACTGAAGCCGGTGATGGATTATGCCCAGAACCTCATCGACCTTCGCCGTGCAAACCCTTCTGAAGATTTTGTCAGCGGACTGTTGGACGCCAAGGTCGAAGGCCGCAGTCTGACCAATTCCGAGATAATCCAGATCATGGTTCTCATCCTGATGGCCGGCCACGAGACCACCCGGACGGCGATCGAAGGCAGCACCTTGCTGCTGGCCCAGCATCCCGAGGAGCAGGCTCGTCTGAGGGCTGACCCGGCCCTGTTGCGCAACGCTATTGAAGAATGCCTCCGCATCGAATCTCCCGTCCAGGCCCTAAATCGCAAAACGACCACTGAGGTTTCGTTGGCCGGCGTGACAATTGCGGCCGGGGCGCAAGTCATGCCCGCCTATGGCGCGGCCAATTTCGACGAAGGCGCCTTCCGCTGCCCCGCTGATTTTCAGATCGATCGCAGCGCGAACCGCCATTTCGCTTTCGGGCGCGGCATTCACACCTGCCTGGGAGCGCCGATCGCGCGCATGGAACTGAGGGTGTTCTTCGAGGAATTCCTCCGGATGACGAAGAGCTTTTCCGTCAGTGGCAACGTGCAGAGAGCAGATTGGCCCGACAGCACCTTGTGCCGGCTCGACGTTCAGCTCGTGCCTTCGGAATGGTGA
- a CDS encoding 3-hydroxyacyl-CoA dehydrogenase NAD-binding domain-containing protein, which translates to MTMMVQSVQHVAIASIAIDNPPVNVLTARVRAQLLADLEMAIADPQAKIIVIHAKGKTFVSGADLKEFEEGTIAQPDYRTVLGAIERSTKPVVAVLHGTAFGAGLELAMACHYRVAAKATRIGLPEMTLGLVPGAGAAQRLPRLVGMEVALDMLLGGGPVSADQSHASGLIDEIGEGEPEAIGRAFVEHALTSGLVPRPTCAMDAEILNDELVAAALNRHSRALRGRNTQHSMIAALKASRLPIEDGLDEEWKLSAASIASRESQALRHMFFAERKSSVIPGLPADVKLREVRKVAVIGAGTMGSGIAMAFANAGFTITLVDTKDEGLARGRSIIETAYRGDAKRGRISPEQAIKAIAAIATTLNLADVADADLVVEAVFENMDLKKQVLAEIDRTVQADAIIASNTSSLSVTELGQATLRPDKVLGLHFFSPAHIMKLLEIVRGDDTSLETLATGIKVASAIRKIPAVSGDGFGFIGNRMMLDGAFREGEQMMLEGAGVEQIDDAVEGFGFAMGPSRVNDMAGVDIGSLVREQLARRETRQDPYCIVSDTLTPLGRIGQKVGKGFYSYAADPRKGEVDPEVSAIIKRLAAERNIEQRAFTDDEIVERFVLQLINVGAQILDEGIAYRAADIDVVWVHGFGFPRHLGGPMFYADTLGLPQVLARIEHWKARLGHYWEPASLLRMLAREGSTFADYDSSRAG; encoded by the coding sequence ATGACTATGATGGTGCAGTCGGTGCAACACGTCGCGATCGCGAGCATTGCGATCGACAATCCCCCTGTGAACGTGTTGACGGCCAGGGTCCGCGCGCAGCTTCTTGCCGACCTCGAAATGGCTATCGCCGATCCGCAGGCGAAGATCATCGTAATTCACGCGAAGGGCAAGACCTTCGTGTCTGGCGCGGATCTCAAGGAATTCGAAGAGGGCACGATCGCGCAGCCTGACTACCGCACCGTGCTGGGGGCGATTGAACGCAGCACCAAGCCCGTGGTGGCTGTGCTGCACGGCACCGCCTTTGGTGCAGGCCTGGAACTTGCGATGGCTTGCCACTATCGAGTCGCCGCGAAGGCTACGCGCATCGGCCTTCCCGAGATGACGCTGGGGCTTGTCCCGGGCGCGGGCGCCGCGCAGCGTCTGCCGCGGCTTGTCGGCATGGAAGTCGCTCTCGACATGCTGCTCGGCGGCGGGCCGGTAAGTGCCGATCAATCACACGCTTCCGGCCTGATCGATGAGATCGGAGAAGGCGAACCGGAGGCTATCGGTCGTGCCTTTGTCGAACACGCGCTGACCTCTGGCCTGGTCCCTCGACCCACTTGCGCCATGGACGCCGAAATCCTGAACGACGAACTCGTCGCAGCCGCTTTGAACAGGCATAGCAGGGCCTTGCGGGGGCGCAACACTCAGCATTCCATGATCGCGGCGCTGAAGGCATCGCGGCTCCCCATCGAGGACGGCCTCGACGAGGAATGGAAGCTGTCAGCCGCGTCGATCGCCAGCCGGGAAAGCCAAGCCTTGCGCCACATGTTTTTCGCCGAGCGCAAGTCCTCGGTTATTCCGGGATTGCCAGCTGACGTGAAGCTGCGCGAAGTCCGCAAGGTGGCGGTGATCGGCGCGGGCACCATGGGCAGCGGTATTGCGATGGCCTTTGCCAACGCCGGTTTCACCATAACGCTGGTCGACACGAAGGATGAAGGTCTCGCCCGGGGGCGCTCGATCATCGAGACTGCCTATCGGGGCGATGCCAAGCGCGGTCGCATCTCTCCGGAACAGGCCATCAAGGCTATCGCCGCCATCGCGACGACCTTGAATCTCGCCGACGTTGCAGATGCCGACCTGGTGGTCGAGGCCGTGTTTGAGAACATGGACCTCAAGAAGCAGGTCCTCGCCGAGATCGACCGGACCGTCCAGGCCGATGCAATCATCGCCAGCAACACCTCGAGCCTTTCGGTGACGGAACTCGGCCAGGCCACTCTACGCCCGGACAAGGTGCTGGGCCTGCATTTCTTCTCGCCGGCTCACATCATGAAGCTGCTTGAGATCGTGCGTGGTGACGATACCTCGTTGGAGACCCTTGCGACGGGGATCAAGGTTGCTTCCGCGATCCGGAAGATTCCTGCGGTGTCGGGCGACGGATTCGGCTTCATCGGCAATCGCATGATGCTCGACGGGGCCTTTCGCGAAGGCGAGCAGATGATGCTCGAGGGTGCCGGTGTCGAGCAGATCGACGATGCGGTCGAAGGCTTCGGCTTTGCCATGGGGCCAAGCCGCGTCAACGACATGGCGGGAGTCGATATCGGCAGTCTCGTGCGCGAGCAGCTTGCCCGGCGGGAAACCCGCCAGGACCCTTATTGCATCGTTTCAGACACCCTGACGCCGCTGGGTCGCATTGGCCAAAAGGTTGGCAAGGGCTTCTATTCCTATGCGGCGGACCCGAGGAAGGGAGAAGTCGATCCCGAGGTTTCGGCGATCATCAAGCGGCTCGCTGCAGAGCGGAATATCGAGCAGCGCGCGTTCACAGACGATGAGATCGTCGAACGGTTCGTACTCCAGCTGATCAATGTCGGCGCGCAGATTCTCGATGAGGGAATCGCCTATCGCGCCGCCGACATCGATGTGGTCTGGGTCCATGGTTTCGGCTTCCCGCGCCACCTGGGTGGGCCGATGTTTTATGCCGATACCCTGGGGCTTCCTCAGGTGCTTGCACGGATCGAACATTGGAAAGCCAGGCTTGGGCACTACTGGGAACCCGCTTCGTTGCTCCGAATGCTGGCACGCGAAGGCAGCACTTTTGCGGATTATGACTCATCGCGAGCTGGATGA
- a CDS encoding aldo/keto reductase: MLKQVLVGPSGLRSSEVALGSMTFGDERAWGCDDNEANQILTRFVEAGGTTIDTAPNYADGRSEEIIGAFAQGRRDELVLSTKYTASAKPHPLAGGNSRRSMIQSVEASLKRLQTDRIDLLWSHFWDFTTPVEEVLRAADDLVRSGKILYFGLSDTPAWIASRAVTMAEMQRSAPVVALQLEYNAISRGVEQDLLPMAASLGLSTFCWGPLAAGALAYGDSPMRQPADRIPAGVKSARDGLSDIASDTGMAPRRLALRWLMQSGPGRIPIIGARTAEQLGQSLADAAEPIDAETFAKVQAIATPGKLFPEPLIRSSYLRKFAMGTPDRFGTSTSERS; encoded by the coding sequence ATGTTGAAGCAGGTGCTGGTCGGTCCCTCTGGCTTACGCAGTTCGGAAGTGGCGCTTGGCAGCATGACCTTTGGCGACGAGCGCGCGTGGGGCTGCGATGACAACGAGGCCAATCAAATCCTGACCCGGTTTGTCGAGGCAGGCGGGACAACGATCGATACGGCCCCAAACTATGCCGACGGACGCAGCGAAGAGATTATCGGCGCCTTCGCGCAGGGACGCCGTGATGAGCTTGTGCTATCCACCAAATACACAGCCTCAGCCAAGCCGCATCCACTGGCAGGCGGCAATAGTCGCCGTTCGATGATCCAGTCGGTCGAAGCGAGCCTGAAGCGTCTGCAGACGGACCGCATCGACCTGCTCTGGTCGCATTTCTGGGATTTCACGACACCTGTCGAAGAAGTGCTGCGCGCTGCCGATGACCTGGTGCGCTCAGGCAAGATTCTCTATTTTGGCCTGTCTGACACCCCGGCCTGGATCGCTTCACGGGCTGTGACCATGGCTGAAATGCAGCGCTCGGCTCCGGTTGTTGCCCTGCAGCTTGAATACAACGCGATATCCCGAGGGGTCGAGCAAGACCTACTCCCCATGGCGGCTTCGCTTGGCCTCTCGACCTTCTGCTGGGGACCGCTGGCCGCAGGAGCCTTGGCTTATGGCGACAGCCCCATGCGCCAACCTGCCGATCGCATCCCTGCCGGGGTCAAATCAGCCCGTGACGGATTGAGTGACATCGCTTCGGATACCGGGATGGCGCCGAGACGCCTGGCCCTGCGCTGGCTGATGCAAAGCGGGCCTGGTCGCATTCCCATCATCGGAGCACGAACAGCCGAACAACTCGGCCAATCGCTGGCAGACGCAGCTGAACCAATTGATGCTGAAACCTTTGCCAAAGTTCAGGCGATTGCTACACCCGGAAAGCTTTTCCCGGAACCGCTGATCCGATCATCCTATTTGCGTAAGTTCGCGATGGGTACGCCTGACCGATTTGGCACCAGCACGAGTGAACGATCGTGA
- a CDS encoding TonB-dependent receptor, whose translation MTILSRRTWLVATASIAALNVPVMAQAQEAATTNNDVGAVQDIIVTAERRETRLQDTPISITALSANTLADRGIRNLGDLGATAPNLSIVQSSSFGGGSTLQAYIRGVGAADYLFPNDPGVGLYVDGVYVARTMGGMQAITDVERIEVLKGPQGTLFGRNTIGGAISITTVQPKLTGSPAFDIEARTGSFSRFDGIVNVNAPLADGTAGLKLSAARISANGFGHQLTTGKDLGDEGKWVFRGALRIAPSDRLDLTLSGDYSVQRQNGPAGGISRLYPSVPTGGFRVREDLYNPFIAPYLNPILGLPAGTVFDQRFFTGNLRYNYATGPSYDNHDIWGLSLNGSYEAADWLTVKSITAYRYLKSDVAVDADGTPYPVFHSSPHETSKQFSQEIQLTGSTFGDRLSYLVGGYYSHERATDRTDVDIYRGAAPAGLPFLSLSQVSATAIRTSSYAVFTEERFKVLQNVTLIVGGRYTSDHKVYDKRVSVTELGFDLVPQTRLKDTFSAFTPKVGIDWKPTSGILLYGTYSQGFKSGGWNSRDNNVNAAVGNQPFRPERAETFEIGLKADWLDRALRTNLALFTSKYKDIQLTTLFLDPNTGAPTSTIENGGDARIKGFEAEITAVPVRGLTLNLNAGYIDDHYLSISPNAVRTGITLADRLSNISRWNAYAGATYETSVGGLGTVRIHGDATYRSQVYFDNLNTAEISQPGYTLYTARIAFTPAALPKLELAVSGTNLTDKTYKITSFLGSVSGYDYSYIGRPREITISAKYKF comes from the coding sequence ATGACCATTTTATCGCGCCGCACTTGGCTGGTTGCCACGGCCAGCATCGCAGCACTTAACGTGCCCGTCATGGCACAGGCGCAGGAGGCTGCAACGACGAACAATGACGTCGGCGCCGTTCAGGACATCATCGTTACGGCGGAACGTCGCGAAACCAGGCTGCAGGACACGCCGATCAGCATTACCGCGCTCAGCGCGAACACGCTTGCCGACCGCGGCATCCGCAACCTTGGCGACCTCGGCGCAACGGCGCCCAATCTCAGCATCGTGCAATCATCGTCGTTCGGCGGCGGCTCCACGCTGCAAGCCTACATTCGTGGCGTCGGTGCTGCCGATTACCTGTTCCCCAACGACCCAGGCGTCGGCCTCTATGTGGATGGCGTGTATGTGGCTCGTACCATGGGTGGAATGCAGGCGATCACCGACGTTGAGCGCATCGAAGTTCTTAAGGGCCCGCAGGGCACCCTGTTCGGTCGGAATACGATCGGTGGTGCCATCAGCATCACCACCGTTCAACCCAAGCTGACGGGAAGTCCGGCATTCGACATCGAAGCACGCACGGGCAGCTTCAGCCGGTTCGACGGCATCGTCAACGTCAATGCGCCCCTGGCCGATGGAACCGCAGGGCTTAAGCTTTCGGCTGCCCGGATCAGCGCCAATGGCTTCGGGCATCAGCTCACAACCGGAAAGGATCTGGGCGACGAAGGCAAATGGGTTTTCCGCGGCGCCTTGCGTATCGCTCCATCGGATCGCCTCGATCTGACGTTGAGCGGTGACTATAGCGTGCAACGGCAGAACGGCCCGGCTGGTGGCATCAGCCGCCTATACCCGTCGGTGCCGACGGGGGGGTTCCGGGTCCGCGAAGACCTCTACAATCCGTTCATCGCCCCGTATCTCAACCCAATCCTCGGATTGCCGGCAGGCACGGTCTTCGATCAGCGCTTCTTTACAGGCAACCTGCGCTACAATTACGCGACTGGTCCGTCCTACGACAATCACGATATCTGGGGGCTGTCGCTTAACGGTAGCTATGAGGCGGCGGACTGGCTCACCGTCAAGTCGATCACCGCCTATCGCTATCTCAAAAGCGATGTTGCGGTGGATGCCGATGGCACGCCTTACCCCGTCTTCCACAGCAGCCCGCACGAAACCAGCAAGCAGTTCAGCCAGGAAATCCAGCTTACCGGCAGTACTTTCGGGGACCGCCTGAGTTATCTGGTGGGCGGATACTACTCCCACGAGCGTGCAACCGATCGTACCGACGTCGACATCTATCGGGGGGCAGCGCCAGCCGGCTTGCCGTTCTTGTCACTGTCACAGGTCAGTGCCACGGCCATCCGCACCAGCAGCTATGCGGTGTTCACTGAAGAGCGCTTCAAGGTTCTCCAAAACGTGACTCTGATCGTGGGCGGCCGGTACACGTCCGATCACAAAGTCTATGACAAGCGCGTGTCGGTGACCGAGCTTGGTTTTGACCTCGTGCCGCAAACCAGGCTCAAGGACACGTTTTCGGCATTTACACCCAAGGTGGGCATCGACTGGAAACCCACCAGCGGCATCCTGCTCTACGGCACCTATTCGCAGGGGTTCAAGAGCGGCGGCTGGAACAGCCGGGACAACAATGTCAACGCTGCGGTCGGCAATCAGCCGTTCCGCCCCGAGCGTGCCGAAACGTTCGAAATCGGTCTGAAGGCCGACTGGCTGGACCGGGCGCTTCGGACAAACCTCGCCTTGTTCACTTCGAAGTACAAGGACATTCAGCTGACGACCCTGTTCCTCGATCCCAATACCGGCGCGCCGACCAGCACGATCGAGAACGGCGGCGATGCCCGCATCAAGGGCTTTGAAGCTGAAATTACCGCGGTTCCCGTCCGCGGACTGACGCTCAACCTCAACGCGGGGTACATCGACGACCACTACCTGAGCATTTCGCCCAACGCCGTTCGGACCGGAATCACTCTAGCGGACCGCCTATCAAACATCTCACGGTGGAATGCCTACGCTGGTGCCACCTATGAAACATCGGTCGGCGGCTTGGGGACAGTGCGCATCCATGGCGATGCGACGTATCGCAGCCAGGTCTACTTCGATAACCTGAATACTGCCGAAATTTCCCAGCCCGGGTACACGCTGTATACCGCTCGGATTGCGTTCACGCCCGCAGCCCTACCCAAATTGGAACTTGCTGTCAGCGGAACCAATCTCACCGACAAGACCTACAAGATTACTAGCTTTCTGGGTTCGGTCTCGGGATACGACTACAGCTATATCGGTCGTCCGCGTGAAATCACTATTTCAGCGAAGTACAAGTTCTAA
- the boxB gene encoding benzoyl-CoA 2,3-epoxidase subunit BoxB: MADPEILIEDNASVSGEGFVEVNYDDLIPNNVDLSSDRQLLRALEKWQPEYVDWWKQMGPDGFQASDVYLRTAVGVDPAGWAKFGHVKMPEYRWGILLAPEVEGRTIPFGKHKGEPVWKEVPAEYRSLLRRLIVVQADTEPASVEQQRHLGLTAPSLYDMRNLFQVNVEEGRHLWAMVYLLVKHFGRDGREEAQALLERRSGHENNPRILGAFNEATPDWLSFFMFTYFTDRDGKMQLASLAESGFDPLSRSCRFMLTEEAHHMFVGETGVGRTIEATCTAMAKAGISDPYDVEAIRALGVIDLPLIQRKANFHMSVTRDLFGSEISGNAAAAFSAGLKGRFGEARLDCDDHVLEDATYTVTRAIDGKFVDEDVPALRAINSRLLDDYIADCQTGIERWNRAIAKAGIDFKLTQPHKGFNRRIGEFADQFITPAGDVVDKAAWEASRDEFLPTSADMQFINSLMQPVHAAGEYATWIAPPRTGINNQPIDFEYVKIA; encoded by the coding sequence GTGGCTGACCCCGAAATCCTGATTGAAGACAATGCATCGGTGAGTGGCGAAGGGTTTGTCGAGGTCAACTACGACGATCTCATCCCCAATAATGTTGATCTTTCGTCGGATCGCCAGCTCCTCCGGGCGCTCGAAAAGTGGCAGCCGGAATATGTCGACTGGTGGAAGCAAATGGGGCCTGACGGGTTCCAGGCCTCCGACGTCTATCTGCGCACGGCGGTTGGCGTCGATCCGGCAGGCTGGGCCAAGTTCGGCCACGTGAAGATGCCGGAATATCGCTGGGGAATCCTGTTGGCGCCCGAAGTCGAGGGGCGGACAATTCCGTTCGGCAAGCACAAGGGCGAGCCGGTATGGAAGGAAGTGCCTGCCGAATACCGTTCGCTTCTGCGCCGTCTGATCGTGGTTCAGGCCGATACCGAGCCGGCTTCGGTCGAGCAGCAGCGTCACCTTGGCCTCACTGCGCCCTCGCTCTACGATATGCGCAATCTGTTCCAGGTCAATGTCGAGGAAGGTCGCCACCTCTGGGCGATGGTCTACCTTCTGGTGAAGCATTTCGGCCGCGATGGCCGCGAAGAGGCACAGGCGCTGCTCGAACGGCGCAGCGGACACGAAAACAATCCCCGCATCCTTGGCGCCTTCAACGAGGCGACCCCGGACTGGCTGTCGTTCTTCATGTTCACCTATTTCACCGATCGCGATGGCAAGATGCAGCTCGCTTCGCTGGCCGAGAGCGGGTTCGATCCGCTTTCACGCTCTTGCCGGTTCATGCTGACCGAAGAAGCCCACCACATGTTCGTCGGTGAAACCGGAGTGGGACGCACGATCGAGGCGACCTGCACGGCGATGGCAAAGGCCGGGATAAGCGATCCCTACGATGTCGAGGCGATCCGCGCGCTCGGCGTGATCGACCTGCCGCTGATCCAGCGCAAGGCGAACTTCCACATGTCGGTGACACGCGATCTTTTCGGCAGCGAGATTTCGGGGAATGCGGCCGCGGCCTTCTCAGCAGGACTCAAGGGTCGCTTCGGCGAAGCAAGGCTCGATTGCGACGACCATGTGCTCGAGGACGCAACCTACACCGTCACCCGCGCGATCGACGGCAAGTTCGTCGATGAGGACGTACCTGCGCTCCGCGCGATCAACTCGCGTCTGCTCGATGACTACATTGCCGATTGCCAGACCGGGATCGAACGCTGGAATCGGGCGATCGCCAAGGCTGGGATCGATTTCAAGCTGACTCAGCCGCACAAGGGATTCAACCGGCGGATTGGTGAGTTCGCGGATCAGTTCATCACCCCGGCAGGCGATGTTGTTGACAAGGCCGCGTGGGAAGCGAGCCGCGATGAATTTCTGCCGACGTCGGCGGACATGCAGTTTATCAACTCGCTGATGCAGCCCGTTCATGCTGCTGGTGAGTATGCAACGTGGATCGCGCCGCCACGCACCGGCATCAACAACCAGCCGATCGATTTCGAATACGTGAAGATCGCTTGA